One window of Nymphaea colorata isolate Beijing-Zhang1983 chromosome 1, ASM883128v2, whole genome shotgun sequence genomic DNA carries:
- the LOC116246021 gene encoding cytochrome P450 734A1-like, whose amino-acid sequence MGEVFFLWVVVVLMGLGVGLVKAWAVVWWRPRMIEAHFGKQGVRGPPYRPFVGNVREMVSIMLHASALPMPLSHNILPRVLSFYHHWKKIYGGTFLIWFGPTPRLAVADPELIREIFFSKSELYEKYESDPLVRQLEGNGLLSLKGEKWAAHRRIIAPTFHMENLKALIPAIGQAVVQMVEEWERESPESDSGERDIDVSDRFQRLTGEVITRSLFGASSYEDGKEVFRLQSQQMTFAAESFNKVMLPGYRFLPTKLNALSRRLNRDVKKSLAALIQKKYAAIKQPGRNDPELSQEDDLLGRMIAASERSATLSPDSGNGGAAGARFTADDIVEECKAFFFAGKQTTSNMLTWTTVLLAMHPDWQEAARAEVLQHCGSRAVPTKDSIHKLKTISMILNESMRLYPPAVAAIRRAKSDAMLGGYRIPAGTELLIPILAVHHDPRLWGNDATEFNPGRFADGVARAAKHPMAFLPFGLGPRTCVGQNLALLQAKIVLAVILQRFSFRLSPSYRHSPSVLMLLYPQHGAPISFKPLEPSHGSRRRSS is encoded by the exons ATGGGGGAGGTGTTCTTCTTGTGGGTGGTGGTGGTTCTGATGGGGTTGGGGGTGGGGTTGGTGAAGGCGTGGGCGGTGGTGTGGTGGCGGCCGCGGATGATAGAAGCCCACTTCGGGAAGCAGGGGGTGAGGGGTCCTCCCTACCGGCCGTTCGTCGGCAACGTCCGGGAGATGGTCTCCATCATGCTTCACGCCTCCGCCCTCCCCATGCCCCTCTCCCACAACATCCTTCCCAGAGTCCTCTCCTTCTACCATCACTGGAAGAAGATCTACG GTGGCACGTTTCTGATATGGTTCGGGCCAACGCCGAGGCTGGCCGTCGCCGACCCCGAGCTCATCCGCGAGATTTTCTTCTCCAAATCGGAGCTCTACGAGAAGTACGAGTCCGACCCTCTGGTTCGCCAGCTCGAAGGCAATGGTCTCCTCAGCCTCAAGGGAGAAAAGTGGGCTGCCCACCGTCGGATCATCGCCCCAACCTTCCATATGGAAAACCTCAAG GCGCTGATTCCGGCGATCGGGCAGGCGGTCGTGCAAATGGTTGAGGAATGGGAGCGGGAGTCTCCGGAATCGGATTCGGGCGAGAGAGACATCGACGTCTCGGATCGTTTCCAGAGGCTGACGGGGGAAGTCATCACCAGAAGCCTGTTCGGAGCGAGTAGCTACGAAGATGGCAAGGAAGTCTTCAGGCTTCAGAGCCAGCAGATGACGTTCGCCGCAGAGTCCTTCAACAAGGTCATGCTGCCCGGATACAG ATTCCTGCCGACGAAGCTCAACGCTCTGTCCCGGCGGCTCAACAGAGACGTCAAGAAATCGCTGGCGGCGTTAATACAGAAGAAGTACGCGGCCATCAAGCAGCCGGGGAGGAACGACCCTGAGCTCAGCCAGGAAGATGACCTGCTGGGGAGGATGATAGCGGCCAGCGAGCGGTCCGCCACTCTGTCGCCGGACAGCGGAAACGGCGGCGCCGCCGGCGCTAGGTTCACGGCGGATGACATCGTGGAGGAGTGCAAGGCCTTCTTCTTCGCAGGCAAGCAGACGACGTCCAACATGCTGACGTGGACGACAGTGTTGCTGGCCATGCACCCCGACTGGCAGGAGGCGGCACGTGCCGAGGTCCTCCAGCACTGCGGCTCACGTGCCGTCCCCACTAAGGACTCCATACACAAGCTCAAGACG ATAAGCATGATCCTGAACGAGTCGATGAGGTTGTACCCACCCGCGGTGGCGGCGATACGCCGGGCCAAGTCCGACGCTATGCTCGGCGGCTACCGGATTCCGGCCGGCACGGAGCTCCTCATTCCGATACTGGCTGTCCACCACGACCCGAGGCTGTGGGGGAACGACGCGACCGAGTTCAACCCCGGGCGGTTCGCGGACGGAGTGGCGCGGGCGGCGAAGCACCCGATGGCTTTCCTTCCATTCGGGCTGGGGCCCAGGACGTGCGTCGGCCAGAACCTGGCCCTTCTTCAGGCCAAGATCGTGCTCGCTGTCATCCTCCAGCGCTTCTCCTTCCGGCTCTCCCCTTCCTATAGGCACTCCCCGTCTGTGCTCATGCTGCTTTACCCGCAACACGGTGCTCCAATCTCCTTTAAGCCGTTGGAGCCTAGCCATGGCAGCCGCCGCCGTTCCTCGTAG